The stretch of DNA aattaaactttcacGATCTATCAATTGTAATTCTATCTGATAATCATATTTACAAACAACATTGACAAattgtgcaataaaaaattcataaaatgtgACAAAGTTAAATTCTTTGACTAAATACATCTCACATTTCaattatgttttatatatttcacattttcacaggCAGGGAATATAttgaaagagattttcatcCCCATTTTATggtaatttcattttttgatgcAGCAGCTGTATGCACAATCTATCGTTTCAATACATAATCCAACATGTCAGAATATATTCTGTTTGCCAACATTTCAGCAACGAAAcgtagaaaattgaataaacgcttttcatgaatattttatgtgaCACACAATTCTTACATTAGAAATCTATATTCTCCATTCCCACCACTCTCTGGTACATAAATAATGCTTTTTATTGCGTACCAAACGTTAAATGTTACAATTTTAAAGGAATGGTCACAACACATTTCATTGCTAAACGCAtaacacattttcctttttatcgTATATAGTTATATATACTTTTCAATatataatgtaggtatatgtataATGTAAAATTGATAAGCATGAGTATAAGGGggttatgaaattttaatttccgcattttggggtggattttccccacttgtgtgtgtgtggaaactCTCAAACTTGACGATTTTATGAGTGTGTGtcattcaatatttattttcgcACACACTGTTTATGGGCTTAAAAGCGatgctgaaaaatatttattttgctctTAGCTTACAACAATGTGTATGGTATGAAATGTGATTCGTACTGTCAAGGGTGCTCAACCTCCAATATATGAACTTTACCCTTAAACgtttgtggaattttatgCACAAAGAACTAATTAATTGATATGGAATTTCATCAAATGTTGGATAAACTTCATTTCTTTATTACCTTTGAAATACACTTCATAGCTTTTAGAAGATGCACAACATTGCGAATCTATTGTACtttgatttagaattttccagaAATAATTTATGCACCACCAAAATGGAGAGAAAGTAtatcaaatgaatttaatattgaaatacTTCTCTCGCAGAGAGGTATATTCTTACCATAAggtatttattaatttgattgcAATTTACTTTGACGAGGAGCTTTTATGCAAAAAGCTCCAACAACTAAATGCCACTGAAGAATATCTCTCAcctggggctgtattctctaaaagtgaaaaactcttgtgataaattcccaaagactttttgcagtgaaaaagaaaacttcacgtgtgcatgatcctctaagaaaaataatgcatccaTAATAAACTCCCGTGAGATTTTTccggttttcacgtttcttttaaagcgctaaagctttcaggagtttatcacgagagtttttcactcttagacaATTCATGCCCTGGAATTGAAGATTGATAAGATAAAAGGAATGGAGTTACTTTGCATGCGTATCAGAAAGGATTTGCTTTCCCTAATTATATTACccgtttaaaataaactttatgaATTTGCTGTTgaacttttgagaaaaaaaagcttgtaatgtaatttttcctgaatttccaTCTCGAAAATTTCCTTgatattttgccaaaattgATGAGAATCTCTTGCACAAGTGGTTTGTTTATTTGAAGTGGATGTGAAGCAATCTCTGCAGATGCTTCGGAAAATAGGGTGGGTCAGggaaagttttgtgaaaagatGAGTACATACTATactatttatttgtttagaCAATTAAAGTTCTTCTGGACactcatttctttatttccttGTTCTAAACTAACTAATATTGCTTTCTAGATTTTGATATCAGTCTAAACTATGTCCTATATTTAAGATtctactaaaaataattttaggaaaaataccaagaaagaattcttttatttttcaatttatttagcaaagctaaaaacctttaaaaaattcagcagTTCagtattcatttttttcaatcgaTAAACCTCCTTTCTGACATTAAACTTCCACACAATTTTCCGCGATTTCCCCTCCTATATAATGCCCAAAAATAACAAAgtgttttatttacaaaaacagTCACTATCGATGTTTAACTCAACACccattaataaattctctcaacgtttttttttcggcaacTTTCTGAGCTTGGAATTCTTTTCAACACTCCCGTAAGGTGTGCGTGAGAATTGCgagaatgaaggaaaaattctcatttcacattttccattctctatacattttccattataatgctttttctctctctgctGCTGCTGTATTGGGAAAAATTCCAAGTGAAAAGACTGATAATGGTACTAATTTTGGGAAGGGGGTTTTCGtaatatgtatgtttttttttctttcttccattCTTCCTAAACATTTTCCCTCTGCGATGCGTATGTCTGGTGAAAAATGTGTGCAGAAAGTATAAATTCTTGGGTGAtgaggaatgttttttttgtgggtaAATTTTCCTCTGTGTATCTGTTACGTGAAGTTATTCACACCCCCTAGAGCAAATAATGTTATTGTACACACAGAAAGATGGAAAAGAGGATATTTCAGTGCGCGTATTTgtgcgaggaaaaaaaataataagagaaTGTGGTGACAAACCCATCTATCTCATTTTTCCTAAATGCTTTTCTGGTCAATTTACGTTTCCACACCAAAGTGTACAAGCATCAAGATGGTCTAGACACATGCCATTCTTCCAATATGTTGTATGGAAAAGCTTCATTTTGATTTCAAACTACATGTCCCTttatctttcaatttcttctacaatcaagtgaaaaaaaaaaactttatttgaatgaaaagaaattcatgcTCAAATTCAGGCTCTGATGAAGACGCTTTCACGAATCAATTGAGTTTTCGAAGCTTTTAGGATAAAGCTTCATAAATTCACGTTGATTTATGaagactttaaaaataaattgaataaacaaaatcctgccaaaaatattaaatgctGAAATGGGTTTGGTAATTGAATAAATGTTCATCGTGATGCAAACACGATATACAGCAAAATCGTGAATGTTTCTCCTGGTGCCGTTGCCAGTGCATTTTGTATATTTGCACGTATCTACAATGAAAgtcttttcaatgaattttttagaatGCTTCTCATGTGCACcgaaagaaagtaaaatttaataataaaaacaaatctaTTGTAGCAGCACAACaggttgagaattttcatgtaaatttttaagcatttaatttactttaatttcaaaatttaacggGCACCTTTACATACTACAGAGTGACTACAACATCTACGCTCATTCTCATGCATAAAATACCAAcgttttttcctttatttacaTTCACAGacgaaaataaaagaattttttttgccttgcAATCAATGGAAACGTCTTCAAGGAGTTGTGGAATTTAGGCGAAACTGTGGTGAGTTTTCCTTGTCTGCTTTTTGTAACCCATATCGATTGCTTTCATTTTGTAATGTCAAGGTGAAACTCCTCATTCTCTTTTCATGACTTTATTTTAGAATCTGGTAAAATTTAGGACGGAACCTCTTTAGCAATtcgcaaaaatttttatattttcttttgtaactatttataaataagtttagggaaattcaaattaatttatttgtttacagaacaaataattaaagatttcttcttattgaaatttgattctttaggaaaaggagtttatgtgTCTTTGTACGAGAAAACTCGCTCATTTGAGGAAATATTCAGGATAAGTACGCCTAATCTTGtagatgaagaaataaaaattattcaaaaattacaaaagaactCTTGCATCATATCAGAAAACGGCCTAATAATGCAAtaaatgacgtcaccattgtatttttctctctttcaatgtataaagcataaaattgatgaaattcttTGCCAAAAATCAACGATGAAGCATTAGCGCGAATGCTTTATGCATTTAAAGAGATAAAAACACAATGATGTCATTGTTTATGTTTATAAACAGATCTTTGTTGTATAAACCACGCCCACATTGTACTTTATCATTCCCTTAAAAACATATGCGTCAACGATCTATTGAAgcattaaattacataatatttaataaatatcagTCTATGAATTCAATGAATATATGTATCAGTTTATAATGAAATTATCAATTTCTAATTATCTTGAATAGGTACTTTTTTTGTCAACTGAAAGGGGTTAATTTCGATCGAAATGGGAGAATTGTGTGATTTACTTGGGGTAGTTTCTTCAATTACACATTCAAGCAATCATCCAAGCATTGTGTGAGCTTTGTACAGAATATCTAAATGTGTGTGGGATGTATTTGAATCAACTTTCCTATGAGTTTCAAAGACAATGTAGAAATAGTATCGGTATTGCTGTGTTATAGATATCTCGAAAACTCCACActaaagataaatatttaaataacttAAAGTGTgatatagagagagagattgtTTCACATGCTTTTGGTGtcattaaaattgttaaatggCATGAAAATCACATAATAATGTGTCTGTGTGAAGGATTCTCTtgttggggggggggggggttaaGCACCTGAAAAACCATGTGatggtgcaaaattaattttgaggaCTACAAAGGGGCAGCcatatgagaaaattcttccattgtatgaaatatttctattaACATTTCCCTCATCCATGTGAGGTAGGTACTTTTGTGTGTgtagcaaaagaaaaaggaaaatgcggcaatttttagcatttttctttctcaacaaAAACACCTTCTATTGTCCCCTTGGGGGCGAGACATTTAATGATATAATTCTCAATGGGGTGGAAGGGCAATGAGATGAGACATTCGTGGTAAGCAGGTGAATTACGTGGAAGAAATGGGAATAATTTGTGGGAAACATCTTCTAGTCATATACTGTCATTTGTGATGCACACCACCCTCAACCCAATTCCACCCTCTCTTAGTGCTTGTGTATATTGAATAACTTATGCCCTactgaattaataaaaaattaacctaCTACTGCTGAGGGGTTTTTGAGACAGAGGAATTACAACAATAGCATAAAATATCACgcaaaaggagagaaaacatacatatgtgtagTGAATATGTAAGCGAGAGATTATACATAACTACTTACATTAGTTCTCTCACAATGCATTATGTTTgcttaactgatttttttttcaaaaccttgaaagctcaaagttttcacttttagaacttttatctattttagctaattatataaaaaaaatgtatgacgCTGTTCAAATTAACCTTGCACCGAGGCTCGTAACAGATTGTGACGTAGAGAACAAGAAATAACCAATGAGAACACAATACTCGTATTTATCAACCAATCAAAGTAGCTTCTCATCAAAACttgaattcttcttctttttatattaCCTTTCAATGTTTGAAGATTCTTTCtaaacgtttgatgttttaaGTAAAACATTTGACGTTCGTTTAAACGTCTGACAtatcttttcaaatatttgacatACTCTTACTAATATTAGACAGTTAATGTCTAACATGTCTAATATTAAGcggtatttttttctaaattctgatgattttttaatgtttgtcatttttatttaacaatttacgATTGTTTTAGAATCTGACActccttttctaacgtttaacataTTTCTTACTTTTAACATTTAGATTGAGCTCACAGGCTACATTAATATTTGACGATTCATTTCTGTCGTCCAATGCTatcttttaacgtttgaagtttctctttcaatttcaacGTTTGGctattatttgatattttcttctaacgtcaaatcttattttaaaacGTATAAAAATTACCCTTCtaatttcttaaatgaaattttgttagAATGAAACTTTTAGAGGGTACCGGATGAAGCTAGAAGACGCcatgatggaaaatttgaCACTTCGGCTTCTGAATACGTCATTTATCCATGACAGATGTACGTGTATGCCAAATTACTTGTGTCATGtgatttatataataaatttcttatataCAGCTCCTTATcatttgtgaatgaaatggcgtaaatgttttttatcaGCAAATTCGGACCGAGAAGCGAATGATTATGGGTATACAACATAGCCCATGAAGAGATAAGAGAACAATATTTGCTTGCCAAAAACCCATGTTTTGCGTCTGATTTGCCCAAGAGATGGGATATCACTTTCTTCAACGTGGAATCCGGGAGTGGAATGCGTAGCCCCCTCGGGGATGGAGTACACACATGACGGACGACAAGTCCTTTAATGGGATGATTGACCCAGAAAGGTGGTATTTTGTCGAGCAATTGATTAATTACGAACGTGACTTTGGGTATTGGTTTGCGAAGGGATAGCTCTGCCACAAAATGATTCTTGTTGGTGATGATGATAACCCAAATTGCGTCTTCCCACTTGGGATTCTCACCCGCAATTGCGTCGTCAACACACGGCCCCCATATTCTGTGCCTTCACACACGTACACAGAGGTCAATGGATATTGCTTGTGGCGACGGCAAGGGTCAAGAGGTTGAGACAAATTGTTCTGAGAGAAAAGGttgagtgaaaagaaaaaatgtgatcAAACTTACTTGAATTGTGCTTCTTATTCGAAGATTCCTCGTGTTGGCAACTAAATAATTGTGAATTACTGTGCACTGTCGTCACCTTTTGTGCTTCTGTATTCTCTAGAACTGTCTCTCCAtctttttccacacacaactTTGCACACAGCGGATGGAAATCCCACagaagagattaaaaaaaatgtgaagccAGAGAAAAATCCACGGACTATGGGAACACCGCActcatgagaatttttcaattccaGATACCTTGGCTGTGTCCACAGGTGTGACCAATTATGCACATTTAATGACTTTTACTCCAACTTAGGTGACCGTCAATGCAGCAATATGAAGCGCAGCAATTGATTTTCCCGTGGAAAATCGCGGAGAAAAGTGAAGCTCTCGactgaattttctcactttgaCAGATAGATCGCTCCTTGCATCAGCAAATGTCATATAAACTAGGGATTTCTACAGCAGGATACGATAATTGCTGTTACAGCTAGCGTGATGAAATGTTATCCAGAATTCTCTTTTGTGGCATGTGGCGCCCTCATTATCCGTTGTTACTCTCACTCGCACGCACTATTGTTGTCTCATTCACATAgaagatttttcacaattttctcgcattttccgcTGAATTTTCCGACCGGAAACAGTTTTTTGGAATGAGAAAGTGACaccgcgtcgattggcatcgaaaatgtagaaagttcacaaaaatccatttccaGAAAACCTgagtcgtgtaaaatccccaaccgtcaaaatttctgcgGGCCCCAATTTTAGCACAGAGGGGCTCTTTGGGCGCCACGGAACACCCGTAAGTGCTCCAGGAGCCCCAAAAATGCGTTCTAcgccaaaaaaattgggagaaaaaccataaaaaacaaaaattgtgaaaaaggaATTTGATTATCCGTTAGAGTttaaaaggagagaaaatgtcattggaatttttctgtttttgtcacgaaaagaaaaaaaattatataaatccATCGAACATGGGGGACGAATCCGTGGAAAATATACTCTTTGTGGGGAAatattaagaagaagaagtgaaAGCAAAGAATCAAAACAAAGTGGGtcaaaatcagaaaatttttctcatttttcatcgcgaaaattaatcattttcccCCATCTGTTTGATTAATTGGACACAATAGGTGTTTCAGAGAAGTTCCCAATTACTTTTCTATTAGGAAAAATCTGTaagaaggagaattttttgggtaaaaaggtaattttcttgagaagaagaaaattttagaggaTCAGCAAAAAGAGTTTCATTTAAagtcatttaaagaaaagtgaaagaaaatagagaataCTCCTACATGAAAATCCGCATGATCACAGAATTCAGACGTTTGACGATTCCCAAATaaagacacaattgaccactgaggaagacgcatagaagcgtcgaaagctttggccctaaaattgaaaggatgcgtttgggttgacctaccgtcccttggcttaTGCAATCGGAAGAATTTATCCTATaccaacaaaaatattaaaattccgTCAGATTCCACTGGAGGATCAGAAAAAAGGACTGGAGAGCGAGGAAATGGAGCCCTACGCAGCATACCTGGTCAGACCTGATGGTGAGAGTAGTCCGCACGAGCAGTTTGTGAATTTGCCAGTTGGCTTCCAATGGCCAGGACCTCCGGAGCACACTGAAGGAAGTCCCATTGTGGTGCAAGATGAAGGATATACGCTGATGGATCTCACGGATCCCAATGATTCAGCCCAGGAATTGATTCTCAGTGAAGATCAACCGAATTTGCTAATTGTAAAGCGAGAAGTGCACGAAAGTACGTACCTGAGGCAGGAGAAGGTGTTACCATCAATAAGGCGTGTAAAGCAGGAGGACAAGAGGAAGCGCACGAAAACAGGCCTGATATACACGTGCACggaatgcaataaaaagttCCAGTACTTGGCGAGTTTGCAGATCCACAAACGCTTCCATTCGGGTGAGAAGTTGACGCAGTGTGATGAATGTGGGAAGCGCTTTGCCACGCAGTATGCCCTGAAGAGGCACATCCGGACACATGAGAAGCCCGAGACGAATGTTTGTGGTACTTGTGGGGCTGCCTTTGCGGATAAAGGGGATTTTGAGCGACACATGCGGTACCATGCAACTGGGGAGCCAGCTTACAAATGCAAGGAATGCGATGACACCTTTGACACGTATGGTGCCATAAAGGCGCACAGATCGAAGAAGCATCGACAACATTGGCTCTGTCGGCACTGCTATGCAAAATTCCCCACGGAGAAGCTCTACCAGGAGCACAGGGTCATCCATGAGACGTACAACTGCCCACAGTGTCACATGAAGTTCATCACGCAAGAAATGCTGGACATGCACATGGAGGAAGCTGGGGAACATCAACCACCGCCAAATTCCGTCCCACCACCCATTCGGATCTCCAAGGATTCATCCGTGTACGAATGCGACAACTGCGGGAAGCGCTTCACACGTCGCGACTGCCTCCTTGAGCACTACAGACTTCACACGGGGGTGGGTCTGGTGGCGTGTGAGCAGTGCCCCATGAAATTCACAACGTACGCCCGCCTGAGGAAACACATGGCACGACATGCAGAAAAGAGAAGCTACCCGTGTCCACAGTGTGATAAAATCTTCAGCACTGAGCGCTACCTTAACATTCACGTGATGAAGCACACCGGGGAACAACTTCCATACCCCTGTCAGCTGTGCAACAAACAATTCCTCCGTAGCAATTCCCTCCGGAATCATATGTTTAGCCACCTGAAGCGTTTCCCGTGCTCCCGATGCTCGGCTATATTCACGTCAGATCGTCAGTTGAAGAAGCATCGACGTACGCACAAGAATATCTGCAGTATCTGCACCACAACCTTCGAGACTTTTGAACTCCTCCATATGCATTTCACAGAGTACCATCCGGAAAGTAGTCCTCCGGAGGTACCAGCTGAAAATCTCGACGGTGTCCCCGTAATGGAGGGTTTCGATGTGGATGCCCTCCTCACGGAAGGTGCTGCCATTGATGCCTCCACGAGGGAAGCTCTCCTCCAGCTACAGCCACAGTACACGTGTGAGGTGTGCGAGAAGAAATTCACACGAGCAACAGACCTCCGGATCCATATGTGTACGCACGCGAGGAGTTTTCCATGTTCACGCTGCTTCCAAACCTTCACATCAGAGCGGAAGCTGAAGAAGCACCGGAAGACACAACACAAGAATGTCTGCAATTACTGTGGGGTTAAATTTGAACTGCAGCACTTCCTGGAGAATCACTACAAGCAGCAGCATCCAGACTCAAGGGAGGCACGAGGGGAACCACCGCTGGAAGAGGAGACACCTCCGGTTGTGGTAACGGCAAAGAAACTTCCGGAGAAAGAAACTGCAGAACCGAGGATTTATCC from Lutzomyia longipalpis isolate SR_M1_2022 chromosome 4, ASM2433408v1 encodes:
- the LOC129796041 gene encoding zinc finger protein Xfin-like, with the protein product MEPYAAYLVRPDGESSPHEQFVNLPVGFQWPGPPEHTEGSPIVVQDEGYTLMDLTDPNDSAQELILSEDQPNLLIVKREVHESTYLRQEKVLPSIRRVKQEDKRKRTKTGLIYTCTECNKKFQYLASLQIHKRFHSGEKLTQCDECGKRFATQYALKRHIRTHEKPETNVCGTCGAAFADKGDFERHMRYHATGEPAYKCKECDDTFDTYGAIKAHRSKKHRQHWLCRHCYAKFPTEKLYQEHRVIHETYNCPQCHMKFITQEMLDMHMEEAGEHQPPPNSVPPPIRISKDSSVYECDNCGKRFTRRDCLLEHYRLHTGVGLVACEQCPMKFTTYARLRKHMARHAEKRSYPCPQCDKIFSTERYLNIHVMKHTGEQLPYPCQLCNKQFLRSNSLRNHMFSHLKRFPCSRCSAIFTSDRQLKKHRRTHKNICSICTTTFETFELLHMHFTEYHPESSPPEVPAENLDGVPVMEGFDVDALLTEGAAIDASTREALLQLQPQYTCEVCEKKFTRATDLRIHMCTHARSFPCSRCFQTFTSERKLKKHRKTQHKNVCNYCGVKFELQHFLENHYKQQHPDSREARGEPPLEEETPPVVVTAKKLPEKETAEPRIYPCHLCPKEFSRGPDLRIHLCTHMKNFKCSQCSQIFTSQRKLKKHRKLHKNICPLCETKFDTQMDLKQHFEELHPTSKEHNWDAAKQQQEDVADEQIEGEHPPQEHSVSCLLCGDAFSRNSDLRSHMKTHERSFACRQCDAVLPTREELKEHRKVHQIICEICRESLDSVALAQLHYLEEHPDCEMPQFVVPTAEESGLTDEEASRDAAASPTTEDAHIEEEGQENEASDGEILPIAAAPIEDDISIENSSLNVPSIVKQEPREDSEEEKEDVKVKILLPFACEICGKRFARKVAHKNHMYSHAKSFPCTRCNGIFPSERQLKKHRKTHKTTCRYCEVICDSKDALKLHYRNEHPTSKQGRVKVPFEEVFIEANPFVEEATEANPIEEVFTVGAPVESDFFGTEILGDE